A stretch of the Defluviitalea raffinosedens genome encodes the following:
- a CDS encoding amidase domain-containing protein, which translates to MSEPYNRKKAVEYAIRYGNHPNPEYVYYQGNDCTNFVSQCLRAGGAKNHYHPTHPWWYQNGKSSICWAVAASLYWYIRTVTQEKGFGIKAKTVSIKGDDFFNASIADLLEEGDIIQYRNNQNRIQHSAIITGFVSKGGIKEPLVSQHTFEAVNIPWRKNFKETIFHHIISIN; encoded by the coding sequence ATACGCTATAAGATACGGCAATCATCCAAATCCTGAGTATGTTTACTACCAGGGAAATGACTGTACCAATTTTGTTTCGCAATGCCTTCGGGCTGGAGGAGCTAAAAATCATTATCATCCCACCCATCCCTGGTGGTATCAAAATGGTAAGTCCTCGATCTGCTGGGCAGTAGCAGCTTCTTTATACTGGTACATTCGTACTGTGACACAGGAAAAGGGCTTTGGGATTAAAGCAAAAACCGTGTCCATAAAAGGAGATGATTTTTTCAATGCTTCTATCGCGGATTTACTGGAAGAAGGAGATATCATACAGTACAGAAACAATCAAAATCGCATTCAGCATTCAGCTATCATTACAGGCTTTGTCTCCAAAGGAGGGATCAAAGAGCCTCTTGTCTCTCAACACACCTTTGAAGCAGTGAATATTCCCTGGAGGAAGAATTTTAAAGAAACGATTTTTCACCACATTATATCAATAAATTAA
- a CDS encoding magnesium transporter CorA family protein → MNIYHLTQNKILKDVSDSLSWYNEDNSYFILCLTKEIQMLQPIFHFDSNTIEECLTFDENIRFDSFENYDFISLNYFYFLDDKTFFEEINLYIGSNYIILVGQPKSTIIDEIEKYITQKINMMENPANELNRIYFWIFDRILSHFFSSLEHLEDKLQRLELDIIKNVDKKQFVEINKIRMQINQLKKYLRPLLYIGDQFLVNENGFINPNHLKYFKNIDIRMNKLYDYLSSLKEMGDQLLYLYESVLTSQTNDIVTRLTILALFFAPLTLITGIYGMNFEYMPELNWKYGYPLSLGIMFLLTLILYVIFKRKKWL, encoded by the coding sequence ATGAATATCTATCATCTGACTCAAAATAAAATTCTCAAAGATGTTTCCGATAGTCTCTCTTGGTACAATGAGGACAACAGTTATTTTATTCTATGCTTAACAAAAGAAATACAAATGCTTCAACCCATATTTCATTTCGATTCCAATACGATCGAAGAATGTTTAACCTTTGATGAAAATATACGTTTTGACAGCTTTGAAAACTATGATTTTATAAGCTTAAACTATTTTTACTTTCTGGATGACAAAACTTTCTTTGAAGAAATCAATTTATACATTGGTTCTAATTATATTATCCTGGTTGGTCAACCAAAAAGCACAATTATTGATGAAATCGAAAAATATATTACTCAAAAAATCAACATGATGGAGAACCCGGCCAACGAACTGAACAGAATCTATTTCTGGATATTCGATCGTATTCTTAGTCATTTTTTTTCATCCTTAGAACATTTAGAGGATAAGCTTCAGCGATTGGAGCTAGATATCATAAAGAATGTCGACAAAAAGCAGTTCGTTGAGATCAACAAAATTAGAATGCAAATTAATCAGTTAAAAAAATACCTACGACCTCTTTTATATATCGGGGATCAATTTCTGGTCAATGAAAACGGCTTTATCAATCCCAATCATCTGAAATATTTTAAAAATATTGATATCAGAATGAATAAGCTTTATGACTATTTATCCAGTCTGAAAGAGATGGGAGACCAGCTCTTATATTTGTACGAATCTGTTCTTACTTCTCAAACCAATGACATTGTTACCCGATTGACGATACTTGCTCTTTTTTTTGCTCCCCTGACCCTAATTACAGGAATATATGGAATGAACTTTGAATACATGCCGGAACTGAATTGGAAATATGGATATCCCTTAAGTCTTGGCATCATGTTTCTTCTGACCCTTATTCTTTATGTTATTTTTAAAAGAAAAAAATGGCTATAA
- the nagB gene encoding glucosamine-6-phosphate deaminase — MRIYVEANYEAMSKKAAYILSSQIRLEPQSVIGLATGGTPVGMYKELVRMHKEEDLDFSEITTFNLDEYYPIAKDNPQSYYYYMMENLFNHVNIDLSRVHIPNGMAQDVAKECENYETMIRNAGRISLQVLGIGPNGHIGFNEPDAQLEPYTHLVDLDEKTIEANSRYFNSREEVPKQALSMGVKTIMSAKKLMLLASGQNKAEIIKESIMGGITPEIPASFLQLHPNVTIILDKEAASEILPLL, encoded by the coding sequence ATACGCATTTATGTTGAAGCAAATTATGAAGCAATGAGCAAGAAGGCGGCTTATATTTTATCCAGCCAAATTCGACTTGAGCCTCAAAGTGTGATCGGGCTTGCTACTGGGGGAACTCCTGTGGGCATGTACAAAGAGTTGGTTCGAATGCATAAAGAGGAGGATTTAGATTTTTCTGAAATCACTACTTTTAATTTAGATGAGTATTACCCAATTGCTAAAGATAATCCTCAAAGCTATTACTATTACATGATGGAAAATCTGTTCAATCATGTGAATATTGACTTGAGCCGAGTGCATATCCCCAATGGAATGGCACAAGATGTTGCTAAAGAGTGTGAAAACTATGAAACCATGATTAGAAATGCCGGAAGGATTTCTCTTCAGGTATTAGGTATTGGCCCCAACGGCCATATCGGATTTAATGAACCCGATGCCCAATTAGAACCCTATACCCATTTGGTTGATTTAGATGAAAAAACGATTGAAGCAAATTCGAGATATTTTAATTCCAGGGAAGAAGTCCCAAAACAAGCGTTAAGTATGGGCGTTAAAACCATTATGAGCGCAAAGAAGCTTATGCTTTTGGCCAGTGGACAAAATAAAGCAGAAATCATTAAAGAATCTATTATGGGAGGCATTACACCGGAGATTCCGGCATCATTTTTACAGCTTCACCCAAATGTAACGATCATACTGGACAAAGAGGCAGCTTCTGAAATTCTGCCATTATTATAG
- the nagA gene encoding N-acetylglucosamine-6-phosphate deacetylase has translation MKCLYNGKIILKDQVITGKAIIFDERIYDIVDENEVSMMDNLEKIDVKGKYISPGFIDIHIHGFDGYDTMDASEEALKAISKGITRNGVTSFLPTTMTMSKERIISALEAIRQFKEKGNDGAEIIGVNVEGPFINKKFKGAQDEQYIIPADFEIIKEYKDLISLITVAPETEGALEFIKKVKRETNIVLSMGHTAATYEEAKEGIISGISHVTHLFNAMTGLHHRNPGVVGAALTHDVTCEVIADTIHIHSGLFSMILKTKGMDKVVLVTDCMSAGGKEEGEYDLGGQKVFVKDKQARLADGTLAGSVLNLKDAVYNVNQHTDFTIHQLVSLITINPAKILGVDKRKGSLEIGKDADITVFDENMNISLTIGRGKILYEI, from the coding sequence ATGAAATGCTTGTATAACGGAAAGATTATTTTAAAAGACCAGGTTATCACAGGAAAAGCAATCATTTTTGATGAGCGTATTTATGATATTGTAGATGAAAATGAAGTAAGTATGATGGATAATCTGGAAAAAATAGATGTTAAGGGCAAATACATCTCCCCGGGATTTATTGATATACACATTCATGGATTTGATGGATATGATACGATGGATGCCAGTGAAGAAGCTCTTAAGGCTATAAGCAAGGGCATAACAAGAAATGGGGTAACATCCTTTTTACCCACTACAATGACAATGTCTAAAGAAAGAATCATCAGTGCCTTGGAAGCTATACGCCAATTCAAAGAAAAAGGAAATGACGGAGCGGAAATTATAGGGGTCAATGTGGAAGGACCTTTTATTAATAAAAAATTTAAAGGAGCTCAGGATGAACAGTATATCATCCCTGCGGACTTTGAAATCATTAAGGAATATAAAGATTTGATTTCATTAATTACAGTAGCACCGGAAACAGAAGGGGCATTGGAATTTATTAAAAAAGTTAAAAGGGAAACCAATATTGTTCTTTCCATGGGGCATACAGCAGCCACTTATGAGGAAGCTAAAGAAGGCATTATCAGTGGTATTAGCCACGTTACCCATTTGTTTAATGCTATGACCGGGTTGCATCATCGCAATCCAGGTGTAGTAGGAGCTGCTTTAACCCATGATGTTACCTGTGAAGTGATCGCAGATACGATCCATATCCATTCTGGGTTATTTTCTATGATTCTTAAGACAAAAGGTATGGACAAAGTTGTATTGGTTACTGACTGTATGTCTGCCGGAGGAAAAGAAGAGGGAGAATATGATCTGGGAGGACAAAAAGTTTTTGTTAAGGACAAACAAGCGAGACTTGCAGACGGGACTCTGGCCGGAAGTGTTCTCAATCTGAAAGATGCTGTATATAATGTGAATCAACATACAGATTTTACGATTCATCAGTTGGTTTCTCTCATCACTATTAATCCTGCAAAAATCCTTGGAGTGGACAAAAGAAAAGGCAGCCTTGAAATAGGGAAGGATGCAGATATAACAGTATTTGATGAAAATATGAATATTTCTTTGACAATCGGAAGGGGAAAAATTTTATATGAAATTTAA